The Ruania halotolerans genome contains the following window.
AGCGGTCCAGGAACTCCCACATCCGGTCTCCCCGCAGTGTCACGTGCGTACCGATCGGCTGCCCCTCACGGAGCTTGAACTGCGCAATCGAGCGCCGTGCCTTGGTGACACTGGGCTTCTGTCCGGTGATCAGGGTGAGGTCACGAATCGCACCCTCGATCAGCTTCGAGTCACGCGCCGCATCGCCCACACCCATGTTGACCACGATCTTGGTCAGGCCGGCGACCTGGTGCACGTTCGTGTGCTCGAACTCCTCGCGCAGCCCCGGGAGGATCTCCTCGCGGTACTTTGCCTTGAGGCGCGGAATGGCTGCAGCGGTTGTCGCTTCACTGGTCGCAGTGCTCATGAGATGTCCTTACCGGAGCGCTTGGCCACCCGGACCCGCTGGGTTCGTGTGCGTCCGTCACGCTCGACGTCCTCGGTGCGGTAGCCGACGCGCGTGCCCTTCTTGGTCTCCGGGTCCACGAGCATCACATTGCTGATATGGATCGGGGCCTCGACGGTCTCGATTCCACCGGTCCGGGAGCCTCGCTGGCTCTGCGAGACCTTCGTGTGCCGCTGCACACGCTGGACGCCTTCGACGACCACCCGGTCGCTCTCGGGCTGAACCGAGAGGACGCGGCCCTGCTGGCCCTTGTCCCGTCCGGCGATGACGACGACGAGGTCGCCCTTCTTGATCTTTGCCATGGTTACAGCACCTCCGGGGCGAGCGAGACGATGCGCATGAACCGCTTGTCGCGCAGCTCACGGCCTACCGGTCCGAAGATGCGGGTACCGCGGGGCTCGCCGTCGTTCTTGAGGATGACGGCGGCGTTCTCGTCGAAGCGGATGTACGAGCCGTCCGGCCGACGGCGCTGCTTGCGCGTGCGCACGATGACCGCCTTGACGACGTCGCCCTTCTTCACGTTGCCGCCGGGGATCGCATCCTTCACGGTGGCGACGATGGTGTCGCCGATGCCGGCGTAGCGACGCCCAGAACCGCCGAGCACCCGGATGCACAAGATCTCCTTGGCACCCGTGTTGTCGGCGACCTTGAGTCGCGACTCCTGCTGGATCATTCGATCTACTCCTGTCGTCGTGCCGGTTCTCGCATTCCGCGAGCCTGGCCGAACGGATGATGGTCGTCATCCGGGTCCATCGTGGTGACGGCCCCGGCGGTGGTCACTTGGCCTTTTCGAGGATCTCCACGACGCGCCAGCGCTTGGTGGCGGCGAGCGGGCGCGTCTCCATGATGGAGACGAGATCGCCGACGCCCACGGTGTTCTCCTCGTCGTGCGCCTTCACCTTGGTGGTCCGCCGCATGACCTTGCCGTAGAGCGCGTGCTTCACGCGATCCTCGACCTCGACCACGACGGTCTTGTCCATCTTGTCGCTGACCACATAACCGCGACGGGTCTTGCGGTAGTTGCGCTCCAGCGCATCAGTGGTGTTCTCGGTGCTCATCGTGTTCGCCTCGTTCACTTCGCGTCCGCGGTGGGCGCGGTCCGGATACCGAGCTCACGCTCCCGCAGGATCGTGTAGATGCGGGCGATGTCGCGCCGCACGGTCTTCAGTCGCCCGTGGTCCTCCAGCTGGCCCGTGGCCGAGGAGAACCGCAGGTTGAACAGCTCCTGCTTGGCCTTCTTCAGCTCCGCAGCCAACCGCTCGGTGTCCATGCCGTCCAGGTCGGCCGGCATCAAATCCTTCGACCCGATTGCCATCAGAGGTCACCGCCCTCGCGACGCACGAATCGCGTCTTCATCGGGAGCTTGTGCTGCGCGCGGCGCAATGCCTCGCGAGCCAGCTCTTCATTGACTCCGGCCAGTTCGAACATGATCCGACCGGGCTTGACGTTGGCCACCCACCACTCAGGGGAACCCTTACCGGAACCCATGCGGGTCTCAGCCGGCTTCTTGGTCAGCGGACGATCCGGGAAGATGTTGATCCACACCTTGCCGCCACGCTTGATGTGCCGCGTCATGGCGATACGCGCCGCCTCGATCTGCCGGTTCGTGACGTAGGCGGGCTCAAGAGCCTGAATGCCGTAGTCGCCGAAGGAGATCGTGGTGCCGCCCTTCGCCACACCACTGCGCTTGGGGTGGTGCTGCTTACGGTGCTTGGTGCGCCGGGGGATGAGCATGGCTCAGGCCTCCGTCTCGGAGCCGGTGGCGCTGGACGCGTCACCGGACGTGGTTGCGGGAGCATCGGTCGAGGCCGCCGGAGCGGCGCTCTGTCCACCTTGGGCGCCCGACCGTGCTTCCGGTCGGCGGCCACGGCCGCCGCGGTCGCTGCGCTCGCCGCGGCCACGAGGTGCCCTCGGGCCGGCGGACGCCTGCTCGCGAGCGAACTCACGCTCGGTCTGGTCGCCCTTGTAGATCCACACCTTCACGCCGATCCGGCCGAAGGTGGTGCGAGCCTCGAAGAAGCCGTAGTCCACGTAGGCACGCAACGTGTGCAACGGAACGCGACCCTCGCGGTAGAACTCACTCCGGCTCATCTCGGCACCGCCGAGTCGGCCAGAGCACTGCACGCGGATGCCCTTGGCGCCGGCGCGCTGCGCGGACTGCATGCCCTTACGCATCGCACGGCGGAACGACACACGCGAGGCGAGCTGCTCGGCGATGCCTTGGGCGACGAGCTGAGCATCGATCTCGGGGTTCTTCACCTCGAGAATGTTCAGCTGCACCTGCTTGCCGGTGAGCTTCTCCAGCTCGCCACGCAGGCGGTCGGCCTCGGCGCCACGGCGCCCGATGACGATTCCCGGACGAGCGGTGTGCAGATCGACACGCACCCGGTCACGGGTCCGCTCGATCTCCACCTTGGAGATGCCTGCACGCTCGAGGCCGGTGGCCATCAGCTTGCGGATCTGCACATCCTCGCGGACGTAGTCGCGGTAGCGCTGACCGTCCTTGGTGGAATCGGCGAACCAGCGGGACCGGTGGTCGGTCGTGATGCCGAGCCGGAACCCTGTGGGGTTGACCTTCTGGCCCATCAGCGAGCCCCTCCCTTGGTCTGTCGCTCGGCCA
Protein-coding sequences here:
- the rplP gene encoding 50S ribosomal protein L16 yields the protein MLIPRRTKHRKQHHPKRSGVAKGGTTISFGDYGIQALEPAYVTNRQIEAARIAMTRHIKRGGKVWINIFPDRPLTKKPAETRMGSGKGSPEWWVANVKPGRIMFELAGVNEELAREALRRAQHKLPMKTRFVRREGGDL
- the rpmC gene encoding 50S ribosomal protein L29 is translated as MAIGSKDLMPADLDGMDTERLAAELKKAKQELFNLRFSSATGQLEDHGRLKTVRRDIARIYTILRERELGIRTAPTADAK
- the rpsQ gene encoding 30S ribosomal protein S17, whose protein sequence is MSTENTTDALERNYRKTRRGYVVSDKMDKTVVVEVEDRVKHALYGKVMRRTTKVKAHDEENTVGVGDLVSIMETRPLAATKRWRVVEILEKAK
- the rplE gene encoding 50S ribosomal protein L5, which translates into the protein MSTATSEATTAAAIPRLKAKYREEILPGLREEFEHTNVHQVAGLTKIVVNMGVGDAARDSKLIEGAIRDLTLITGQKPSVTKARRSIAQFKLREGQPIGTHVTLRGDRMWEFLDRLLTLALPRIRDFRGLSSKQFDGHGNYTFGLVEQSMFHEIDQDKIDRVRGMDITVVTTATTDDEGRSLLRRLGFPFKEN
- the rplX gene encoding 50S ribosomal protein L24 — protein: MAKIKKGDLVVVIAGRDKGQQGRVLSVQPESDRVVVEGVQRVQRHTKVSQSQRGSRTGGIETVEAPIHISNVMLVDPETKKGTRVGYRTEDVERDGRTRTQRVRVAKRSGKDIS
- the rpsC gene encoding 30S ribosomal protein S3 codes for the protein MGQKVNPTGFRLGITTDHRSRWFADSTKDGQRYRDYVREDVQIRKLMATGLERAGISKVEIERTRDRVRVDLHTARPGIVIGRRGAEADRLRGELEKLTGKQVQLNILEVKNPEIDAQLVAQGIAEQLASRVSFRRAMRKGMQSAQRAGAKGIRVQCSGRLGGAEMSRSEFYREGRVPLHTLRAYVDYGFFEARTTFGRIGVKVWIYKGDQTEREFAREQASAGPRAPRGRGERSDRGGRGRRPEARSGAQGGQSAAPAASTDAPATTSGDASSATGSETEA
- the rplN gene encoding 50S ribosomal protein L14, which gives rise to MIQQESRLKVADNTGAKEILCIRVLGGSGRRYAGIGDTIVATVKDAIPGGNVKKGDVVKAVIVRTRKQRRRPDGSYIRFDENAAVILKNDGEPRGTRIFGPVGRELRDKRFMRIVSLAPEVL